From a single Desulfatirhabdium butyrativorans DSM 18734 genomic region:
- the rfbH gene encoding lipopolysaccharide biosynthesis protein RfbH produces the protein MGEVLAMMPGVYRIGDLVIARVAYRTSDGISKAKTRPLIVLSSPNSKGDFLAIAGSSKIQQWISEPHVLIHPESLIQGNLHQPTIFPASKQVLVQASLIHAHIGRISIEDLDRLMRLCFSGLMTNYFQGCRQAELDKPFLPGKSRIPYAGRVYDEKEMIHLMDASLDFWLTSGRYASQFEAKFADFLGVKHCSLTNSGSSANLLAFMALTSPKLMDRRIKRGDEVITVAAGFPTTVAPIVQFGAVPVFVDVTLPTYNVDVDQLETAPSEKTKAVMLAHTLGNPFDVARIQAFCQKHHLWLIEDNCDALGSTYALNGSTRMTGTFGDISTFSFYPPHHMTMGEGGAVCTDDITLKRLIESFRDWGRDCWCPPGKDNTCKHRFTQQFGELPKGYDHKYVYSHFGYNLKITDMQAAIGCAQLEKLPSFIEARRRNWRLLREGLADMEDRFILPEPTPNSDPSWFGLLLTVRENASFTREDIVNHLESRGIQTRMLFAGNLIKQPCFDDMRKAHTGYRVVGDLANTDRIMRDTFWVGVYPGLSEDMIAFMLSEIRGFIHTKT, from the coding sequence ATGGGAGAAGTACTTGCAATGATGCCCGGGGTATACCGCATCGGTGATCTCGTGATCGCACGGGTGGCTTACCGTACATCGGATGGGATTTCAAAGGCGAAAACGCGCCCGCTGATTGTGTTGTCCTCCCCCAATTCGAAAGGTGATTTTCTGGCCATAGCGGGCTCTTCCAAGATTCAGCAGTGGATTTCAGAGCCTCACGTTCTGATCCATCCGGAATCGCTGATTCAGGGAAATCTTCATCAACCGACGATCTTTCCTGCGAGCAAGCAGGTCCTGGTGCAGGCATCGTTGATTCATGCCCATATCGGTCGAATTTCCATAGAAGATTTGGATCGGTTGATGCGGCTTTGCTTCAGTGGGCTGATGACGAATTACTTTCAGGGGTGTCGACAGGCGGAATTGGACAAGCCGTTTCTACCCGGAAAATCTCGAATTCCTTATGCCGGAAGGGTCTATGATGAAAAGGAAATGATTCATCTCATGGATGCCTCCCTGGATTTCTGGCTGACCTCAGGCCGATATGCCAGTCAGTTCGAAGCGAAATTCGCCGATTTTCTGGGAGTCAAGCATTGCTCGCTGACCAATTCGGGGTCATCCGCCAATCTGCTGGCGTTTATGGCGCTTACTTCTCCCAAGTTGATGGATCGCCGCATCAAACGGGGAGATGAAGTCATTACGGTCGCAGCCGGTTTTCCGACGACGGTTGCGCCTATCGTTCAATTCGGAGCGGTACCGGTATTTGTGGACGTAACCTTGCCTACCTACAATGTTGACGTCGATCAGCTCGAGACGGCTCCTTCCGAAAAAACGAAAGCTGTGATGCTGGCCCATACGCTGGGCAATCCCTTCGATGTTGCCCGTATCCAGGCGTTTTGTCAAAAGCATCACCTCTGGCTGATCGAGGATAATTGTGATGCGCTGGGTTCAACGTATGCACTGAATGGCTCCACCCGAATGACCGGAACGTTCGGAGACATATCCACGTTTTCGTTTTATCCGCCGCACCATATGACCATGGGGGAAGGTGGGGCCGTCTGTACCGATGATATCACGCTGAAACGACTGATCGAATCGTTCCGGGACTGGGGGCGGGACTGCTGGTGTCCACCCGGGAAGGACAATACCTGTAAGCACCGTTTTACCCAGCAGTTCGGGGAGTTGCCCAAAGGATACGATCATAAATATGTCTACTCTCATTTCGGATATAACCTCAAGATAACCGACATGCAAGCCGCCATTGGCTGCGCTCAGTTGGAAAAGCTTCCGTCCTTTATCGAAGCGCGCAGGCGAAACTGGCGGCTTCTGCGGGAGGGTCTTGCCGATATGGAGGACCGGTTTATCCTGCCGGAACCCACGCCCAACAGCGATCCGTCATGGTTCGGGCTTTTGCTGACCGTTCGGGAAAACGCCAGCTTCACGCGGGAAGATATCGTCAATCATCTGGAATCGCGCGGGATCCAGACCCGGATGCTCTTTGCCGGAAACCTGATCAAGCAACCCTGCTTCGATGACATGCGAAAGGCCCATACCGGTTACCGAGTTGTAGGCGACCTGGCCAACACCGACAGGATCATGCGAGATACGTTTTGGGTAGGCGTTTATCCGGGGCTGAGCGAAGATATGATCGCATTTATGCTTTCCGAGATCAGAGGATTTATCCATACAAAAACATGA